The Capsicum annuum cultivar UCD-10X-F1 chromosome 1, UCD10Xv1.1, whole genome shotgun sequence sequence GTGttcttattcatgtacaagttcatgacctccaagtgtttgacaaaatgtcttagTGATTGCATTGTGAACCATTGGCTATCCTTATGCTTTCAAGACTTgctatattttattattgatgctaacgagtcatgggggtattcaTTACCTGAAacctagttgtttacttagttacaGTGTTTATAGAATAGTTCTAgtcaaggtcaagaacagtattactcaatcagttaacagaacttggtgaattcagtccagttcagtcaacCATCATGATCAGTGTcagctcagtcaagcctagtacagtctagtaatcaattcagtgtcgattcagttgggagtaggattcagcatcaagcGAACCCAGTGATGGGGGAATTCCTACCAGTAGAAGgtttgatccttagaagaaatccctgagttacagaactacgtagccagtgtaggttgatgTCTTCCTTCCaatttagggttgacacatatctcatgagtttccTACAAGTATAGGgttactccttagtcctttgggacaccagtttagtggatccacacagccagttttagtactcgtggcacgatactgacactcGTCCAATTGGGGTCATATGTTAGACCCCAACTCTGTTTATatcgaggtatgtcggttagatgaacaatcccacagttacagtttcagtctcagcatttagtatagaactcagacagttctacaaaaccatgactatcagttatcagttacgcaaccatcagaatttagtattcagtttcagtataatTTCAGATACATGATTTATATCCACATGCTTAGTatagcatgttcagtatgttcagcatttacagttttgcatgtactctcatccaattacttcatgatgtttattcggtcatttatcatttcatgcatatgaacccatgtttaTTAGCCTTACCTTACTTAGCTTACTATTATATTctaagtactgatcgcatactttttttttgtgctatgatttctcatatcataggttcggacgttcAAGTTTCAgatcgtacttagcagcccaggcTATCAACAAcagatatagtggtgagtccttatattttgaggacagagtttatttattcagtatttcagCAACTCAGTAGttagttcagttagagttagttggggacttgtcccattaactccatattcaaacagttagaggctttcaaactaacacagtcagttattttagttttacagatgttgttattagttatatttagCTATTATTTTGGTACTTCGAGAACCATATGGAATTTTTAGATTACTTTTgcatatattttcaatattattattcagtgctcacagcaagtactagTTATGAGTTAGCCTGttatcctttggggtcataagcattgtgtgacattcggggtgcagactcggggaattacaaacttggtatcagagactaaggttctaaagattcctagaaagtctgaaagtcgcatttagtaaagtcttgtgcatggctaTGTAGCGCTCTATACTTATGTACAAGagtctatgaggcatttttaggaaagtcttccttctttcagtgttcataacATGCGAGCGAGCATtggctcaagttaaactctctgtctaatctaaattttctttttgtttacagaacatgcctccgaGAAAGACCAATGGAAAAAGAACTGGGAACCAGCTAGCACCTCCTCCCAtcagaaagatcccctaaatgagcacaTTTCTCACGTAGAAttcagagtagctttcaccaTTCTAGCTCTAtagcagcccagaatgaacgcCCAACTACTATTCAGGataacccagtggctaataccgCTGTAGCTAAAATTCAGtactttactcgaatgaaccctccttcattttcatggtctaagtctgaagaaaaCCCACATAAATTTCTTGACATGGTGAATAAggtaatagatattatgggggtaaccactagtgaaagtgttgagttagctgcatatcagttacaggatgaaTCTCACACATcatttaagcagtggaaggtagatagaggcacagatacagggcccatagaatgtgaggagtttgctactgcttttctaaataggttttttccattgaaattgagggaagctaaggttttagagttcattaatctaaagtagggcagcatgatagtgaaggagtactccCCTAAGTTTACTCAATTGTCCAGGTAtgatcctcatgtggtagctgatagtaggtctaagatgagaaagtttgtgtctgGTATGTCTGATAGTGTAGTCatagagtgtaggactgcaatgttgattaacgAGATGGATTTGTCTAGATTGATGGTCCATGATCAACAGATTGAAGGgccaaaaactaaaagaaaaaagggaaaataagagggctagaataggtagccttagttttactcagcctaagtcagaaggtggtaatcgtcctcaACTCTACCTAAAATCTTTAGTCCCATCTCCTTTCTCAATCAGTGCTCTGGTGTCTAAATTCAGGAatagtaataaggatagggcgccaggctctaaatctcagggtagtgttagcagtgcttgaAAAAATCTAATTTGTCaaaagtgtggcagaaaccatcagggtatctgcaAAGCTGGCATCGATATGTGTTTTAGGTGCGGCAAACCAggtcatagaatcaaagagtatcctcagattatttcagaaagacagcataatcgtcccccaaCTCAGCCCAATCGCCCATTTCAGTAGGCTGCtgcttctagtgccactagtgcgtaatgcccaaataggctatatgcactccagtctcgataggatcaggaaagttttcCTGCTATGATCGCTGGTACATTATAGGTTtactatttacatgtttatgctctgctagatccaggagcttctttgtcctttgtaactccttatatagctgttgactttggattCAGTCTTAAAATCCTACAGAGCCTtacttagtctctaccccagtgggtaaatctatcatagcccgatgggtatacaaaaattgacCGATTATGGTGTCTcggaaagttacttcagcagacttagtagagttagagatgatggattttgacgtcattttCAACATAGACTGGCTTCATTCATGATATactttagttgattatagaaacagagttgtccacttccagttcctaaatgaacctatcctagaaagAAGAGGTAGTGCCACAGCGCTTAAGGGTCAGCCTATTTATACCtcagagcgagaaaaataatatccaggGGGTGTTTCTATCATTTGGTACGAGtcaaagaatcaatttttgagactcctagtcttaagtcagttccaatagcaagtgaatttcctaatgtgtttcctgaagatctccccGGAGTTCTTCCTGAAAGGAAAATTgtcttcggaatagaccttcttcgtGATACTCAAtccatatctattttgccatacagaatggatccaGCTGAACTTAAAGAGCTAAAAGAGCAGTTggagaatctcttagataagggattcatcaggcccagtgtctCCCCGTagggcacaccagttctattATGCAAAAGTAAGACAAttttcttagaatatgtatagctaccgacagttgaacaaagtcacagtcaagaataaatacccactttctagaatcgatgacttattctaccaacttcagggtgctagttacttctctaatatagacctcaggtcaggctatcatcaacttaaagtcagggaatatgacattctaaaaatagcttttttaGAACCCAGTAAGGTCACTttaagtttttagtcatgtcatttggtcttaacaatgccctaaaaactttcatggacttgatgaaccgcgtgtccaaatagtacttggacatgttcgtcatagtcttcattgatgacattcttgtctacttccacagtgaaaatgattatgcagactatcacagaatagtattacagaccctcagagcccattagttgttctccaaattcagtaagtgtaaattttggctaagatcagtagctttccttggtcatatagttttcggtgatggtattagagttgattctcaaaagatcgaaacagtgagaaactggcctagacccatctctctatcagatatcaggagtttcttgggtttggatggctattaccgatggtttgttaaaggattttagtctattgcatctcccatgtccagattgtctcagaagaaagtcaagttccagtggtcagatttttgtgagaagagttttcaaaagttgaagactcaatTCACCACAACtcaagttttgactttgcctgatggttcagatggatttgttgtatattgtaatacttctagagttggcttgggtatgttttgatgcatagGGGTAGGGTTGtggactatgcctctagacagcttaagccacatgagaaaaattatcccacccatgatctagagttagcagctgttgtgttttccttaaagatttggaggcactatttgtatggggtgcatgttgatgtattcacggaccacaaaagcctatagtatgtattttcttagaaatacCTAAACTTgcatcatagaaggtggttagagttgttgaaagactaagtattctgtatcattcgagcaaggctaatgtagtagtgtatgccctcagtaggttgtccatgggtagtgtttctcacattgaagatggtaagaagaagttagtttagaaagttcatcagcttaccaggCTAGGTATCCGTTTGGTTGATTCGGTTGAGGGTAGTGGTTGGatgcagaatagtttggaatcatcctttgtttttgaattaaaataaaagtaggacagggatcccaatttagttaagctgtaagagtcagtcagagacaagaaggtagaggttttctcataAGGGGAAGATAGTGTGTTGCATTATCAGGGTAGGctttgtgtgccatgtgtagatggCATAAGGTAGCGTATTCTTGTAGAAGCATATGATGCAcattactcgattcatctagtagccactaagatataccgtaatttatgagagatctattagtggagtgggatgaagaaggaCATTGCAttgtttgtggctaagtacttcACATGCCAGCAAGTAAACATTAAACATCAGAAGCCCTAGTGGGTCTATATAGGAGTTTGTTATttccacttagaagtgggagaagGTAAACATAAATTTCGTGACAGGATGGCCTCGTACTCGTTGACAACATGATTCGATATGGATTATTGTGGACAGAAttaccaaatcaacccatttcttgccagttcataccttatatttagctaaggattatgctaagctatatgTTAGAGAGTTAAGTTAGATTACACGGTGTCttattgtccatcattttagatagaggtacgcagttaaCCTCTTTTTTTGAGAAAGCCTTCCAAaggggtcttagtacccaagttcacctcagtacatcttttcaccctcagatatatgtccaagtaaaaaggaccattcagattttagaagatatgctgagagcatgtgttgttgactttaagggtagttgggatgatcacttaactttgattgagtttgcatataataacagttaccattccatTAAACAGATGgatccgtttgaggctctttatggaagaagatgtagatctctcataggttggtttgaagtaggcgaGGCCATGGTAGTGGGGCCTGACTTGAtttttgatgctttagagaaagtgcagttaattagagagaggcttaagatagcccagagctgatagaaatcttatacagattgAGATGGAaaaaccttgaatttgagattagtgattatgtgttttttaaaatctctcctatgaagggagtgaagagatttggaaagaatgGGAAGATTAGTCCCTACTATGTTGGTCTTTACAGAATCCTTAGTCATTTCagtaagatagcttatgagcttgagttacctaaagacttagcatcagtgtatccaatgtttcatgtctctttgctaaagaaatgcataggtgacccagcagttatagtccctTTAGAGAGTGTAAATGTTTAGAATAGtatctcttatgaggaagtcccagttgaaatcctcgaTCGTTAGATTCacagattaaggaacaaagaagttcctttggtcaaagttctttggtggaatcaatccgttgagagaggtacttgggaagaagaagcagacatgcaaaccaagtaccctcacctcttctccgcaaactcagactcgacctaaggtaacaaccttcctcatatttactctattccatgctcagttacagttgtataacattctcatatcattcatgcatacaTAAAATAGTTAAGTCATGTGTCATACttccagaattcagtcatgctttagttatgcatgtcagtgtaagtaTAGTTCCTCAATTtctctcagttcagtcagtctcattcgaggatgaatgttcccaaggggtagaCATTATAAGACCCCGCATATTCCTAGTCATTAAGTCCTATGTAGCATGctaaaagaggtcccagacttacaAAAATTCATCCAAGTGTGACTTAGAAGCATTTTTAGCCTTCGTAattggataattttatttttgatctttacgatcttagaatgttgatttttaaattgattaatgATCAGGGATGccaataggtcatcttgggtgtGTTATGGAATTTTTGAACATCGTTAAAGTCATGTTT is a genomic window containing:
- the LOC124896093 gene encoding uncharacterized protein LOC124896093 encodes the protein MVFSRVVGMRKSLSIYYLIYQPLFNCIWLAGKHGEKFIIYCWDFIIPLKMVAEGIEFTTRFGRSSFRSYLAAQAINNRYSEHASEKDQWKKNWEPASTSSHQKDPLNEHISHVEFRVAFTILAL